A genomic window from Solanum stenotomum isolate F172 chromosome 10, ASM1918654v1, whole genome shotgun sequence includes:
- the LOC125841976 gene encoding ankyrin repeat-containing protein ITN1-like, whose product MKMDMEKRLYEASVKGDVRVLQELLEQDSLILDRLTLTCFNETPLHIAALCGHIEFVRLILARNPQLASELDSRKSSALHVASAKGHLHIVKMLLLVNAELCLARDCDGGNPLHLAAIKGRVEVIKELIHVRPRAALGTMINGENVLHLCVKHNQLEVLKVLMEIGWDHVFLNAKDGDGHNILHLAVADKQIETAKYLLKTHHIDVNAMDANGNTALDILAQSRRGVNDLSIGECLREAGGLRAKDIQNCTKISNGSAGNNNSEVSTPPVYLGGNEAQKPPSKGDWLSKKRETIMVVASLIASMAFQAGVNPPGGVWEESEELTNQEIPPHKAGRAVMAFIHPKSYRFFLRANTIAFVSSLSTILLLISGLPFRRRIFMWGLMVIMWSTVSSIAVTYGVSIYILTPGKDSDALGQIIEIGIFVWCGLMALLLLGNTIRLLRVWQKKKHEIRSAAAQKFVNSTYVTV is encoded by the exons ATGAAAATGGATATGGAGAAGCGATTGTATGAAGCTTCAGTTAAAGGAGATGTTAGAGTTTTACAAGAATTACTTGAACAAGATTCTTTAATTCTTGATAGACTTACCTTAACTTGCTTCAATGAAACACCTTTACACATAGCAGCACTGTGTGGCCATATTGAGTTTGTGAGGTTAATTCTGGCTCGAAATCCTCAGCTTGCTTCTGAATTGGATTCACGAAAGTCATCTGCTCTTCACGTAGCTTCAGCCAAAGGTCACCTGCATATTGTAAAGATGTTGTTGTTGGTAAATGCTGAACTGTGTCTAGCTCGTGATTGCGATGGTGGAAATCCTCTCCATCTTGCAGCCATCAAAGGTCGAGTTGAAGTCATCAAAGAACTGATACATGTCAGGCCTCGTGCAGCTCTAGGAACGATGATCAATGGAGAAAACGTTTTGCATTTATGTGTGAAGCATAATCAGCTGGAGGTTCTGAAGGTGCTAATGGAGATTGGATGGGACCATGTGTTCTTGAATGCAAAGGATGGTGATGGACATAACATTCTGCATTTGGCTGTTGCTGATAAGCAAATTGAG ACTGCCAAGTACTTGCTAAAGACGCATCATATTGATGTGAATGCTATGGATGCAAATGGGAATACAGCATTAGATATTTTAGCACAGAGTCGGAGGGGCGTGAATGATCTATCAATTGGAGAGTGTCTTCGAGAAGCTGGAGGTTTAAGGGCAAAAGATATTCAGAATTGTACCAAAATTTCCAATGGCTCTGCTGGAAATAACAATTCTGAAGTATCTACACCACCGGTATATTTAGGGGGAAATGAGGCTCAAAAGCCCCCATCAAAAGGTGATTGGCTTTCCAAAAAACGCGAGACAATAATGGTGGTGGCCTCACTTATTGCAAGCATGGCATTCCAAGCTGGAGTGAACCCTCCAGGAGGTGTTTGGGAAGAAAGTGAAGAATTAACTAATCAGGAAATACCCCCACATAAAGCTGGGCGGGCAGTAATGGCTTTTATTCATCCCAAATCGTATCGATTTTTTCTTCGTGCCAACACCATTGCCTTTGTTTCTTCTCTCAGCACAATCTTGCTGCTGATAAGTGGATTGCCCTTCAGGCGCAGGATTTTCATGTGGGGTTTGATGGTTATCATGTGGTCGACAGTTTCCTCAATAGCAGTCACTTATGGCGTATCAATTTACATCCTCACGCCTGGCAAGGACAGTGATGCACTTGGTCAGATCATTGAAATTGGAATTTTCGTATGGTGTGGCTTAATGGCACTACTTCTACTCGGTAACACAATACGCTTGTTGCGTGTATGGCAGAAAAAGAAGCATGAAATAAGATCAGCAGCAGCACAAAAATTTGTAAATTCAACATATGTCACTGTTTGA